The Actinomyces wuliandei genome contains the following window.
CTCCAACGAGCCCGTCGGGCGCTGGGGGCGCGGCTACGGCGGTGACGCAGCCACGGTCGGCGCCCAGGCCGCCGCCTTCGCGGAGGGGATGCGGGCCGCAGGCGTCGTCCCCACCTGCAAACACTTCCCCGGGCTGGGGCGGGTCACCGCCAACACCGACACCGCCGCCGGGGTCACCGACACCGTCACCACCCGCACCCAGGACGAGGCCGTGTCCGTGTTCGCCGGGCTCATCAAGGCGGGTGCCGAGGTCGTCATGATGTCCTCGGCCGTCTACTCCCTCATCGACGACACGGCACCCGCCGTCTTCTCCCCGGTGGTCGTCACCGAGATGCTGCGCGGGGACCTAGGCTTCACCGGGGTCGTCATCACCGACGACCTCTCCGCTGCCGCACAGCTGCAGGAGTGGGACCCCGGGCAGCGGGCGGTGCAGGCGGTGCGAGCCGGCTGCGACCTGGTGCTGGCCTCCGCCGACGCCGCTGCGGCAGCCCCCATGGCCCAGGCCCTCGTCGAGGCCGCCCGGTCCGACCCTGCCCTGGCTGCGCGGGTGGAGGAGTCCGCCCTGCGGGTACTGGCCCTCAAGGACTCGCTGCCAGGAGCGTAGGAGAGTCCCGCCCAGGCGGCTCCACACACGACACCACGTACGGCACCACGTACGGTCCCGCCCGGCTCCCCAGCCCCTCACCCGCATCCTCCTGAGGTAGGAGGATGCGGGGACGGCCTCCCCCTGCCCTGGTAGGAGACGGCTCCCCAGATGCCATGCAAGACTCGCTGGCATGAGTAGTCACAGCTCCCCGGCCTCACCCCCGGCCTCCCCTCTCCTCGCCCCTCACCGCCACGTCGACGACCCCGTCCTGACCGCCCGCGCCCTGACCAAGGTGTACGGCCGTGGCACAGGCGCCGTCACAGCCCTGGACTCTGTGGACGTCGACATCCCCCGCGCCCGCTTCACAGCAGTCATGGGTCCCTCCGGCTCCGGAAAGTCCACCCTCATGCACTGCCTGGCCGGCCTGGACTCGGTGACCTCAGGCACCATCATGCTCGACGGCGACGAGGTCTCCGCCATGAGCCAGCGCCGCCTGACCAGGCTGCGCCGCGAGCGCATCGGCTTCATCTTCCAGTCCTTCAACCTGGTGCCCACGCTCACGGCAGCGGAGAACATCACCCTCCCCCTGGACATCGCCCGCCAGAAGGTGGACAGACAGCGCTTCGACCAGGTGGTGGAGGCCGTGGGCCTGTCCGACCGGCTGTCCCACCGCCCCGCCGAGCTCTCCGGCGGCCAGGTCCAGCGCGTGGCCTGCGCCCGGGCGCTGGTGGGCAAGCCCGCCGTCGTCTTCGCTGACGAGCCCACCGGCAACCTGGACTCCCACTCCACCCAGCAGGTGCTGGCCATCCTGCGCACCAGCGTGGACGAGCTGGACCAGTCCGTGGTCATGGTGACCCACGAGCCGGAGGCGGCCGCCTGGGCCGACACGGTGCTCTTCCTGCGCGACGGCCACGTGGTGGCCGAGCTGGCCGACCCCAGCCGCGACCACGTCCTGGACGCCCTGCGCGAGCTGGGTGAGGACCGGCAGGACCAGGGCGGGAGCCAGGAGCAGCAGAGCCAGGGCCGGGGCAGCCAGCAGGGCGCCACCGGGCCAGCCGACTCAACCGACACGGAGGCCTGATCGCATGGTCCGTGTCGCCTGGCGCTCCGTGCGCGCCCATGCCAGACAGTTCGCCCTCACCGCCCTGGCCGTCGTGCTGGGAGTGGCCTTCCTGTCGGGGACCCTCGCCCTGCGCGGGGTCCTGTCTGACACCTTCTCCGCGCTGACCTCCTCGACCATGACCCACGACCTCTACGTCTCCGGCGAGCCGGTGGAGGGCACCGAGGGGACCGCGTCCTTCGTGACCCAGCCCATCGACTCCTCACTGGCGCAGGCGGTGGGTGAGGTCGACGGCGTCGACGTCACCCACCCGGCCACAAGCCTGACCGGCGTCCTGGTCGCGGCCGACGACACCCCCGTCACCTCCTCCGGCGCCCCCACCCTCCTGCTGCCGATCTTCGACCAGGAGCCCGGGCTGACCTGGGTCCAGGGCCGGGCACCCTCGGGCGAGGGGGAGGTCGTCCTGGAGTCGGCTGCCCTGGAGCGCTCCAGGCTGGCCGTCGGGGACACCACCCGTGTCGTCATCCAGGGCGAGCCCCGGGAGGTCAGGGTCGTCGGTGAGTTCACCTACGGCACCTCCATGGCGGGAGCCACCCTGGTGGGCATGGACGACGACTGGCTCATGCCCCTGGCCGCCCCGGACGGCCAGGTCTCCCAGATCGCCGTCACAATCGAGGACGGGGCCTCAGCCACCGAGGTCAGGGATGCCATCGCCGAGGTCCTGCCCGAGGGCGTGCGCGTCCAGACCCGCCAGGAGAGCATCGACGAGCAGAACGAGTACATCGAGTCGCTCCTGGGCTTCGCCCAGACCTTCCTGCTGGTCTTCGTGGTGCTGGCCATGTTCGTGGGCTCCTTCATCATCATGAACTCCTTCGCCATGAGCGTGCGCCAGCGCCAGAAGGAGTTCGCCCTCCTGCGGGCGGTGGGTGCCTCCCCGGCCTCCGTGTTCGGCACGGTGTTCCTCCAGGCCGTCGTCACCGGCCTGGTCGGCTCCCTCCTGGGTGTGGCCGCAGGCGCCGGGCTGCTCCAGGGCATCGTGGCCCTGCTGGAGGCCACGGGTATGCCGCTGACCGACGGGATCTCCATGTCAGGCGGGGTCATCACCACCTCTGTCGCGGTGGGGCTGCTGGTCACCGTGGTGGGCGCCCTGCTGCCCGCCCGCGACGCCGCTCTGACCCACCCTGTGGAGGCGATGCGCGACGTGTCCGGGGCACGGGAGAAGTCCCTGGTGCTGCGCACCGTCATCGGCGGCCTCCTCCTGGCGGCCGGCGCAGCGGCTGTGGCGGCCGCCTGGGCCAACGACGGCCTGGAGCAGCGCACCCTGGTGCTGGGGCTGGGGGCCGGCGGGGTCATCCTGGGGCTCCTGACGGTCTCCCCGGTGCTGGCACGGCCCGTCGTCTCCGTCCTGGGGCTGCCCTTCCGGGTGCTGCGGCCCTCCGGGCGCCTGGCGGTGCGCAACATCATCCACAACCCCCGGCGCACCGCCAACACCTCTGGCGCCCTCATGGTGGGGATGGCCCTGGTGTGCGCGGGGGCGACGATAGCGGCCTCCACGGACTCCTCGGTGTCAGACACGGTCAACAACTCGATGAAGGCCGACTTCCTCATCCAGCCCGCCTCAGCCGCGACCGTCTCCGCCCAGATCCCCTCCGGTATCGCCACCGACCTGGGCGAGATCGACGGGGTGGCGGGCACGGCGCCCTTTGTCTACGCCTCGGTGTCAGCCACTGCGGAGGACAGCTTCCAGGAGCCGATGGCCGGGCTCAACGTCTCCGACTCCCTCGCCTTCCTGGAGGCCTACGACCTGGCAGTCACCGAGGGGGACGTGGCCGACCTGGACGCCACCCACGTGGCCGCCTACGAGTCCACCAACCTGCACGTGGGGGACACAGTCACCCTGACCGGCCCCGTAGGGTCGGTGGAGGCCACCGTGGCGGCGGTCATCAACCCGCAGGGCATCTCCGGCAGCTTCAGCGCGCCTCCCGAGCTGGCCGTACAGCTAGGTTCCTGGACGGGGGCGCTGCCCACCGACCCCGATCAGGTCCTGGCCTCCCCCTCCGGCACCTTCCTCACCCTGGAGGAGGGGGCAGACGCGGACCAGGTGCGCCGCGAGGCCGAGGACATCCTGGCTCCCACCTACCAGTACGCGGTGCTGGACGCCGACGAGCTCTCTGACATGGTTGGCCAGCAGGTCAACCAGATCCTCGCCGTCCTCTACGGCCTGCTAGGACTGTCGATCGTCATCGCCGTCCTGGGCATCGTCAACACCCTGGTGCTCTCGGTGACGGAGCGCACTCGGGAGATCGGCCTCATGCGCGCCGTCGGCCTGGGCCGCGCCCAGCTGGGCGGGGAGATCATGGTGGAGTCGGTGCTCACCTCCCTGTACGGCACGGTCGTGGGCGGTGCTGCCGGGCTGCTGCTGGCTGCGGCCCTGCGGGCCGTCCTGGAGGACGACGGGCTGACGACCCTGACCGTCCCCTGGGGACAGGTGGTGGGGATGCTGGTCCTGTCCGTGGTGGTCGGCGTCGTGGCCGCCGTGTGGCCCGCGATGAGGGCCTCCCGCCTGCCGGTCCTGGACGCCATCGCCACGGAGTAGGAGGACGAGTAAGAGGAAGAACCACGGGACCCTGACGGCTGCCACGCCAACCCGACGGCCGTCCCACGAGGGGGCGGGCTCAGCCCGCCCCCTCGTCCTGCCCCGGGGGAGAGAGGTCCTGCCCCTGGACCTGCAGAGAAGATCCCTAGGATCTGAGGTGCGGGAACCACCGCCAAGGACGCTGGAAAGGCTGGAAACATGGAACACGCCGGGAAGAGCACCGAGAAAGACTTCTCCAACGACGAGGTCGCCGACGACGGGAACGAGCGGGAGGTCTGGGAGTACGGGGACGAGTGCCGGACTGCCTTCTGGGCACAGTACGGGGAGGTCTCGCCCATGGCCTACTTTGGACCGACCAACGGGTTCATGTCGCCGTGGCCAGGCAAGGCGGAGAACTTTGTCCCCGTGTGGCTGCCCGACTCCACTATCGTCACGACCAGCGGCCTGTCCTCCCCCTGGTCCGAAGAGGGTGGCGACCCCGGTGAGGGCCTTGAGTTCTACATTGACTCCCCCCGGCTGGCAGGTATCACGCTTGAGGACATCGCGACAACCTGGGAGCTGGTCCTGCTCATGCTGGTTGTCTCCCACCAGGCAGGGCAGAACTACCGCCCAACCTATGACCACCACGGCTGCCTGACGCTTTCAGGCATTACCGACACAGGTATCCCTGAGGACTGGCTGGACGAGGACGGAGGCCTGGGAGTGCTCCTGGGGGCCTCCGCAGGAACCAGACCGGACTACATCAAGATGTTCGGCGACACCTCGGCCGTACGCCTCATATCGGTAGCCCCGCTACGACCCAGCGAGCTAGCCGAGATACACCGCACCGGCAGGCGCCGGGAGGCCGGACAGATACTGACAGCCTCCCCCTACCGCAACCAGGTCCACCTCGACCGTCCGCTCCTCCTCGACCGCCTGTAGCACCTACCGGGCAACGCGTCGGATATCACGAGGCCGTCACCACCACAGCACACCCTGCTGAGGTAACCTGCCAGCCTCATGCCCTCTCTGACCTCCGTCCTCCCTGCACCTGACGCCCCCCTGCCTCAGCCGCCCGTCACCGGAGCCGCCGCCCTCATGCGGTGGCTCCTGCGCCGGGCAGCCGTCCCCATCACCATCGGCGCCCTGGCAGCCACAGTCTCCAACGTCATCCAGGCCATCGTGCCCGCCTTCCTGGGGGCGGCCCTGGACTCCGGTATTGAGGACGGCCTCAACACCCGGGTCTGGGGCATCGGCCTGCTGCTCCTGGTGCTGTTCGTCGTCTACGCCGTCGGGGACACCGGCATGTCCTACTTTGGTGTCATCGCCTCCATGCGCACCACCTTTGACGTGGACAGACTAGTAGGCCGCCAGGTCTCCATCACAGGCAGCTCCCTGCCCCGCCAGGCCTCCACCGGCGAGGTCGCCTCCATCGTCGCCTCCGACGCCCAGTACCTGGGGCAGCTCGTCAACTCCGTGCCCCAGCTGGTTGGCGCAGGGCTCAGCTTTGCCGTGGTCGCCGTCCTCATGCTGAGGACCTCCGTGCTCCTGGGGACCATTGTCATTGTCGGTATGCCCCTGGTGGCCTGGGTCGTCACCCTGGTCATCAGGCCGCTCCAGCGCCGCCAGGCCGTCCAGCGCGAGGCCCAGGCCCAGGTCACCACGGTGACCACGGACACCGTGGCGGGCCTGCGCATCCTGCGCGGTATCGGCGGGGAGGAGGTCTTCGCCCGGCGCTACCGGGACGCCTCCCAGGAGCTGCGCCGCCGGGGTGTGGACGTGGCCCGCCCCCAGTCGCTCCTCATGAGCCTCCAGGTCCTCCTGCCCGGCCTGTTCGTGGCCATGGTCGTGTGGGTGGCCGCGCGCATGGCAGTCTCGGGCACCATCACCGCCGGGGAGCTGGTGACCTTCTACGGCTACACCGCCTACCTGGCGTGGCCGCTGACGGTCTTCTCCATGGCCGTACAGAACTTCACCCGGGCGGTGGTGGGGGCACGCCGTCTGGCCCGCCTGCTGCACGTCACCCCGGCCGCCGGGGCCGTCCCCGAGCGGCTGGACCTCGACCCCTCCCACGGCGAGCAGGTCAGCGGGGACCTGGTGGACTCCGCCAGCGGGGTGCGCCTGGCCCAGGGGCGGATGACCGCTGTGGTGGCCTCCGACCCGGACGTCTCCGCCGGGCTGGCCACCCGCCTGGGCCGCTTCACCGACACCGGACCAGCCGTGACCCTGGCCGGGCGGCCCCTGACGGACATGCCGCTGGAGAAGGTGCGGGCCAGCGTCGTCGTCTCCGGGGCCACGGCCCAGCTGTTCACCGGCACCCTGCGCGAGGCCCTGGACGTGCGCGGTGGCCCCCTCCCCCAGCCGGTGGACGTGCGCACCCTCGTCCAGGCTGAGGCGCGCCGGGAGGGTGTGGCCGACGTCGACCAGCAGGTGCGCCCCCAGCCCCGTCACGTCCCGGGCGACGAGCGCCTGGAGGCGGCTGTCGAGGTTGCTGACGCCGCCGACGTGCTCACCTCCTTGGAGGAGGGCCTGGCCGGGATGATCACGGAGAAGGGCCGCTCGCTGTCCGGCGGCCAGCGACAGCGGGTGGCCCTGGCCCGCGCCCTGCTCACCGAGGCACCCACCCTGGTGCTCATCGAGCCGACCTCCGCCCTGGACTCCCACACGGAGTCCCGCGTGGCCCAGCGCGTGTCCACGGCCCGGCGGGGCCGGACCACGGTGGTGGTCACTGCCTCCCCCCTGGTCCTGGAGGCCTGCGACGAGGTGGTCCTGCTCGGTGAGGACGGCACGCAGCGCCTGCGCTCCACCCACCGTGACCTGCTGGCCCGCGCCCGGGCCGGGGAGCCCGCCGCCCAGGACTACCGCCGGATCGTGGCCCGGGCCACCGGCGAGGAGGTGAGCCGCTGATGGCGCTGCCCGTCGCGCCCGGCCGGGTGGCCATGCGCAAGACCTTCGGGATCATGGCCTCCTACCGCTGGCGCTTCGTGGTCGCGCTGATCCTGCAGGTCCTGGGGATCCTGGCCCCCCTGGTGGCACCCCAGCTGCTGGGGCGCCTGGTCTCGCGGGTGTCTGCCGGCACTGCGGACCGAGGCTACGTGGACCTGGTGGTCCTGGTCATCGTCGTCGTCACGCTCGTGGGGGCCGTGGTCAACCGCTACGCCCAGATGTACGCCCGCACCCTGGGGGAGTCGGTCTTCGCCGACCTGCGTGAGCGCATGATGGGGCGGGTGGTGCGCCTGCCGCTGAGCGCGGTGGAGACTGCGGGCACCGGGGACCTGGTGGGGCGCACCACCAACGACGTCTCCCGCATCGAGTTCCTGGTGCGCGTGGGCATCCCCCAGATCATGGTCTGCACGGTGACGATCGTCTTCACCGTGGTGGCTGCCGCCGTGTCCAGCCCACTGCTGGCCCTGGGGCTGCTGGTGATCGCCCCCCCGGTGTGGGCGATGATGAGCTGGTACCTGCCGGTGTCCGTGCCCGCCTACCGCGCGTCCTCGGCGGCCTACGCACGGCTCAACGGGACGGTCTCGGAGACGGTGGACCACGCCGAGACGGTGGACGCCCTGGGCATGGGCGCCCGCCGGGAGGCCACCATCCTCACTGCGGTCACGGAGGCCTGGTCCCTGGACCGCTACACCGCAGCCCTGCGGGTGCGCCTGTTCATGGTGCTCGACGTCGCCTGGCGGGCGCCGGTGGTGGTCATCCTCCTGTGGGGCGGGTTCCTGGCCTCACGCGGCTACACCTCCCTGGGGGCGATCACCACGGTCAGCCTCTACGCCATGGAGCTGCGCAGGCCGGTGGGCCAGCTCATGTTCTGGATCGACCAGGTCCAGATCGCCCAGGCGTCCCTGTCACGCATCCTCGGGGTGGAGGAGGTTCCCGACGACCGCACCCCCACCGGGCAGCAGCCTGCGGACCGGCGTGTCCGTCTCAGAGACGTGCGCTTCTCCTACCGGGAGGGAACGGAGGTGCTCCACGGCATCAGCCTGGACCTGGTCCCCGGTGAGCGCCTGGCGGTAGTCGGCCCCTCCGGCTCGGGCAAGTCCACGCTGGGGCGGATGCTGGCGGGCATCAACCCGCCCACCTCTGGAGAGGTGACGGTAGGAGGCGTGCCCCTGACCAACCTGAGTGAGGAGGAGCTGCGGCGCAACGTCGCGCTGATCACCCAGGAGCACCACGTGTTCGTGGGCTCGGTGGCCGACAACGTGCGGCTGGGCAGCCCGCAGGCCGACGACGCGACGATCCGGGGCGCCATTGAGGCGATCGGGGCCAGCAGCTGGGTGGAGGCACTGCCCCAAGGGATGGACACGATGGTGGGCTCGGGCCACCTGACCCTGAGCCCTGCGCAGGCCCAGGAGCTCGCCCTGGCCCGGCTGGTGCTGCTGGACCCGCACACGCTGGTCCTGGACGAGGCCACCTCCCTGCTGGACCCCCACGCCGCCCGCGCCCTGGAGCGGACCCTGTCCACCGCCCTGGCGGGGCGCACCGTGGTGGAGGTGGCCCACCGTCTCTACACCGCCCAGGACGCCGACCGGGTGGCCGTGGTCATGGACGGGCGCGTCGTCGAGCTGGGCACCCACGAGGAGCTGGTGGCCCTGGGCGGGGAGTACGCCAACCTGTGGCAGGCCTGGAGCCAGGAGTGAGCCCTGGAACCACGTGCCGCAACACCTGCCAGGAGCCGCGTGGAGCCGACAGGCTGTCCCGCCAGGCCGCCCTCATCACCACTCATCACTGTCGGCGCTGACTCCGAAAGGCCTCCGCCGGTAACCCTCTCTGGCTGCCGGGGCAGCACAGCGAGATCACCGCGAGGTCTCGGATACGCACATGCTCGACCTGCTCTGCCGTCAGCACGGCCCTCGCTCACACCGATACCTGGCAGGATGTCGGCACATACGCCCCCAGAGGCAGCCGTCGATAGTGCACGGATCCGTGCACTACAAAGTATGCAGGGATGTCGCTGGCTCCCGGCACGCTCAGGCTCGGGCCTCGAACTGTTCGGCCTGTCAGAAGTACTCAGCCTGCCGTTTGGGTAACGGAGCCCTTGGCCCAGTAGACTGGAGACAGGTCACCCTGTGGGAGGTAACGTCAGCATAGAGGAGGAGAGGTACGCCGTGACACGTCCAAGTGAACGGCCGACCCCTGAGCAGGTTGAGCGTGCCGAGGAGCAGATCGTCGAGCAGTCCAAGCGGATCGACTTCTACATCACCGAGTACTCCGTGGAGATTCTGGCCCAGAAGGTTCCGGGACGACGAGTACGTCATCCCGGACTACCAGCGGGAGTTCACCTGGGAGGACCACCGCAAGTCTCGCTTCATCGAGTCCCTGATCATGGGGCTGCCCATCCCCTTCATCTTCTTCTGGGAGATGCCTGACGGCAGGCTTGAGATCGTGGACGGGTCCCAGCGCCTTAGAACGCTCAACGAGTTTATCTACGGAGGATTCCGGCTCGGGGAGCTTGAGGCCCTGACCCACCTGTCAGGGCTCCGGTTCGGCGACCTGCTGGAGTCAAGGCGGCGCAAGATCCGGAACCGGTCCATTCGCGGAATTGTCCTGAACGAGCACGCCGACGAGGCGGCACGGCTGGACATGTTCGACCGCATCAACACAACCGCCAAGATCGCCAACAGCGCCGAGATACGCCGAGGAGCGCTTGCCGGGCCGTTCATGGACATGGTGACAGAACTCGCTCAGCTCCCGATCTTGACCGACCTTGCCCCCATGCCCGCCAAGACCAGGAAGGAGCGCGGGCACGAGGAGCTTGTGACGCGCTTCTTTGCCTACGGCGACGGGCTAGAGGAGTACCGGGACCGTCCCGCCGATTTTATCTTCTCCTACTCGAAGAAGATGAATAAAGAGTTTGAGGCTGACCCGGCGCTGGCAGACAGTTATCGTGAGTGGTTCATGACAGTCATGAGCTTTGTCTCACGCAACTTTCCATTTGGATTCAAAAGGACAGAGAAAGGTAAGTTCACTCCTCGGGCGCGATTCGAGGCCATTGCGGTTGGGTCTGCGCGCGCACTGGCGGAGGAGCCGGCTCTTGCAGAGGCTGCCGCCGAGGATACTGGTGTCTCCTCCTGGATCGACGGGAGAGAGTTCCAGAAGATCACCAGCGCTGACGGCGCGAACGCGAAGGCGCGCCTCAACGGGAGGATCGACTTCGTGAAAGACAGGCTGGTGAGCCGTGGCGACTACTGAACTCGTCCGGTTCTTCGAGGAGCGGCACGACGAGATCAAGGAGTACGTGTCGTTCTTGCAGAACCTGGAGAAGGCCGCGCAAGGAGGGGCACCACGGCTCCGTGGGACAGGTGCGCAGATCACGACCACGCAGACGAGGATCCTGAGCTCGAGCCTCTATCTTCAGCTCTACAACCTGGTTGAGGCCACCGTGGTTCGGTGCCTTGAGGAAGTTGCGGCCGCAACTGAGAAGGCTGGGTGCCGTCCCGGTGACCTGAGTGATGAGTTGAGAACCCAGTGGGTGCGCTCCGTCGCACGTACCCACATCAACGACCTCACTCCCGAGAAAAGACTGGAAGCCGCCCTGGATCTGTGCAACCATCTCTTGGGGCAGGAGCCGGTCAAGGGCTTCAAGATCGACCCCGGCGGAGGAGGAAACTGGGACGACGACTCCATCAGAAGGCTCTGTGAGCGCATTGGTTGCAAGCTGGTGATCTCCCCGGACGTCTTCCAGGAGGCCAAGCGCAACATCAGACACAACATGGGCGCGCTCAAACTCGTCAAGGACCGTCGTAACAGGCTCGCGCACGGCTCGTTGTCCTTTGTTGACTGCAGTGACGGCGTGGCAGTCAGCGAGCTCAAGAAGGTTGCTGATGCGGTCGGTGGCTACCTCCGGGAGGCCGTTGACTGCTTCGAGGCCTTTATCAGGTGTGAGATCTCGGATAGGGGTGACCCTGCGAAGAAGAAGAAGGGGGTACTCATCTCGTGAGGCAGAAAGGAGGCACTCCCTCGATCCGTGCTGTCGACCTGTTCTGCGGAGTCGGCGGGCTCACCCACGGACTCGCGCGGGCCGGCATTGAGGTCGTAGCCGGGGTCGACATTGATCCCGCATGCAGGTACCCCTACGAGGCCAACAACAAGGCAAGGTTCATTGAGAGGGACGTGAATGACCTTGATGCCTCGGAGATAGGAGATCTCGTCAACGGGTCTGGGCTCAGCCTGATTGCGGGGTGTGCGCCCTGCCAGCCGTTCTCGACATACAGCCGCTCTGGCCGCGGCAAGAGGCGCGGTAACGACTGGCAGCTGGTTGAGGTATTCGGCAGGCTGGTGAAAGAGGTCCAGCCTGACATCGTGACGATGGAGAACGTCCCGCAGCTGCTGGACCATCCAGTATTTAGCCGGTTCGTGGAGGACTTGAGTGGCTACTCGGTCGGGTGGTCCGTGGTCCAGGCTGCCCGTATCGGTGTCCCGCAGACAAGAAAACGTCTTGTCCTGATCGCCTCAAGGCTCGGCGGCGCCGGCCTTGCCCTCCCGCAGGACGAGCAGGAGACAAGGACAGTGCGTCAGGCTATCGGGGGGGCTCCGCCCCATCAGGGCTGGCGAGTCGGACCCCGAGGACCGGTTGCACGTCGCCTCTCGGCTGAGCAGGGTGAACCTGGAGCGGATACGTCACTCGAAGCCGGGGGGGACGTGGCGTGACTGGCCCGAGGAGCTCCGGGCCGCGTGCCACCGCAGGACCAGTGGTGCGACCTACCCGAGCGTGTACGGACGCATGTCCTGGGACGAGGCGAGCCCAACCATCACCACTCAGTGCTTCGGCTACGGGAACGGACGTTTCGGCCACCCTGAGCAGGACCGGGCCATCTCGCTACGTGAGGCTGCTGTCCTGCAGACCTTCCCACCTAGATACAAGTTCGTGCGACCAGA
Protein-coding sequences here:
- a CDS encoding ABC transporter ATP-binding protein — translated: MALPVAPGRVAMRKTFGIMASYRWRFVVALILQVLGILAPLVAPQLLGRLVSRVSAGTADRGYVDLVVLVIVVVTLVGAVVNRYAQMYARTLGESVFADLRERMMGRVVRLPLSAVETAGTGDLVGRTTNDVSRIEFLVRVGIPQIMVCTVTIVFTVVAAAVSSPLLALGLLVIAPPVWAMMSWYLPVSVPAYRASSAAYARLNGTVSETVDHAETVDALGMGARREATILTAVTEAWSLDRYTAALRVRLFMVLDVAWRAPVVVILLWGGFLASRGYTSLGAITTVSLYAMELRRPVGQLMFWIDQVQIAQASLSRILGVEEVPDDRTPTGQQPADRRVRLRDVRFSYREGTEVLHGISLDLVPGERLAVVGPSGSGKSTLGRMLAGINPPTSGEVTVGGVPLTNLSEEELRRNVALITQEHHVFVGSVADNVRLGSPQADDATIRGAIEAIGASSWVEALPQGMDTMVGSGHLTLSPAQAQELALARLVLLDPHTLVLDEATSLLDPHAARALERTLSTALAGRTVVEVAHRLYTAQDADRVAVVMDGRVVELGTHEELVALGGEYANLWQAWSQE
- a CDS encoding ABC transporter permease, coding for MVRVAWRSVRAHARQFALTALAVVLGVAFLSGTLALRGVLSDTFSALTSSTMTHDLYVSGEPVEGTEGTASFVTQPIDSSLAQAVGEVDGVDVTHPATSLTGVLVAADDTPVTSSGAPTLLLPIFDQEPGLTWVQGRAPSGEGEVVLESAALERSRLAVGDTTRVVIQGEPREVRVVGEFTYGTSMAGATLVGMDDDWLMPLAAPDGQVSQIAVTIEDGASATEVRDAIAEVLPEGVRVQTRQESIDEQNEYIESLLGFAQTFLLVFVVLAMFVGSFIIMNSFAMSVRQRQKEFALLRAVGASPASVFGTVFLQAVVTGLVGSLLGVAAGAGLLQGIVALLEATGMPLTDGISMSGGVITTSVAVGLLVTVVGALLPARDAALTHPVEAMRDVSGAREKSLVLRTVIGGLLLAAGAAAVAAAWANDGLEQRTLVLGLGAGGVILGLLTVSPVLARPVVSVLGLPFRVLRPSGRLAVRNIIHNPRRTANTSGALMVGMALVCAGATIAASTDSSVSDTVNNSMKADFLIQPASAATVSAQIPSGIATDLGEIDGVAGTAPFVYASVSATAEDSFQEPMAGLNVSDSLAFLEAYDLAVTEGDVADLDATHVAAYESTNLHVGDTVTLTGPVGSVEATVAAVINPQGISGSFSAPPELAVQLGSWTGALPTDPDQVLASPSGTFLTLEEGADADQVRREAEDILAPTYQYAVLDADELSDMVGQQVNQILAVLYGLLGLSIVIAVLGIVNTLVLSVTERTREIGLMRAVGLGRAQLGGEIMVESVLTSLYGTVVGGAAGLLLAAALRAVLEDDGLTTLTVPWGQVVGMLVLSVVVGVVAAVWPAMRASRLPVLDAIATE
- a CDS encoding MAE_28990/MAE_18760 family HEPN-like nuclease, with translation MATTELVRFFEERHDEIKEYVSFLQNLEKAAQGGAPRLRGTGAQITTTQTRILSSSLYLQLYNLVEATVVRCLEEVAAATEKAGCRPGDLSDELRTQWVRSVARTHINDLTPEKRLEAALDLCNHLLGQEPVKGFKIDPGGGGNWDDDSIRRLCERIGCKLVISPDVFQEAKRNIRHNMGALKLVKDRRNRLAHGSLSFVDCSDGVAVSELKKVADAVGGYLREAVDCFEAFIRCEISDRGDPAKKKKGVLIS
- a CDS encoding glycoside hydrolase family 3 N-terminal domain-containing protein; translation: MVGQLVMVGTEADHPSPAATDAVSTHHVGGIFLAGRSQAGSQAVAETVAALTGSASTGTTGTTPMLVATDQEGGQVQVLSGPGFSTIPSAQDQAGLAPEDLRAQALVWGQELSASGVTMNLAPVADLVDTASPGSNEPVGRWGRGYGGDAATVGAQAAAFAEGMRAAGVVPTCKHFPGLGRVTANTDTAAGVTDTVTTRTQDEAVSVFAGLIKAGAEVVMMSSAVYSLIDDTAPAVFSPVVVTEMLRGDLGFTGVVITDDLSAAAQLQEWDPGQRAVQAVRAGCDLVLASADAAAAAPMAQALVEAARSDPALAARVEESALRVLALKDSLPGA
- a CDS encoding DUF262 domain-containing protein, giving the protein MPDYQREFTWEDHRKSRFIESLIMGLPIPFIFFWEMPDGRLEIVDGSQRLRTLNEFIYGGFRLGELEALTHLSGLRFGDLLESRRRKIRNRSIRGIVLNEHADEAARLDMFDRINTTAKIANSAEIRRGALAGPFMDMVTELAQLPILTDLAPMPAKTRKERGHEELVTRFFAYGDGLEEYRDRPADFIFSYSKKMNKEFEADPALADSYREWFMTVMSFVSRNFPFGFKRTEKGKFTPRARFEAIAVGSARALAEEPALAEAAAEDTGVSSWIDGREFQKITSADGANAKARLNGRIDFVKDRLVSRGDY
- a CDS encoding ABC transporter transmembrane domain-containing protein, encoding MPSLTSVLPAPDAPLPQPPVTGAAALMRWLLRRAAVPITIGALAATVSNVIQAIVPAFLGAALDSGIEDGLNTRVWGIGLLLLVLFVVYAVGDTGMSYFGVIASMRTTFDVDRLVGRQVSITGSSLPRQASTGEVASIVASDAQYLGQLVNSVPQLVGAGLSFAVVAVLMLRTSVLLGTIVIVGMPLVAWVVTLVIRPLQRRQAVQREAQAQVTTVTTDTVAGLRILRGIGGEEVFARRYRDASQELRRRGVDVARPQSLLMSLQVLLPGLFVAMVVWVAARMAVSGTITAGELVTFYGYTAYLAWPLTVFSMAVQNFTRAVVGARRLARLLHVTPAAGAVPERLDLDPSHGEQVSGDLVDSASGVRLAQGRMTAVVASDPDVSAGLATRLGRFTDTGPAVTLAGRPLTDMPLEKVRASVVVSGATAQLFTGTLREALDVRGGPLPQPVDVRTLVQAEARREGVADVDQQVRPQPRHVPGDERLEAAVEVADAADVLTSLEEGLAGMITEKGRSLSGGQRQRVALARALLTEAPTLVLIEPTSALDSHTESRVAQRVSTARRGRTTVVVTASPLVLEACDEVVLLGEDGTQRLRSTHRDLLARARAGEPAAQDYRRIVARATGEEVSR
- a CDS encoding ABC transporter ATP-binding protein gives rise to the protein MSSHSSPASPPASPLLAPHRHVDDPVLTARALTKVYGRGTGAVTALDSVDVDIPRARFTAVMGPSGSGKSTLMHCLAGLDSVTSGTIMLDGDEVSAMSQRRLTRLRRERIGFIFQSFNLVPTLTAAENITLPLDIARQKVDRQRFDQVVEAVGLSDRLSHRPAELSGGQVQRVACARALVGKPAVVFADEPTGNLDSHSTQQVLAILRTSVDELDQSVVMVTHEPEAAAWADTVLFLRDGHVVAELADPSRDHVLDALRELGEDRQDQGGSQEQQSQGRGSQQGATGPADSTDTEA